In Lacerta agilis isolate rLacAgi1 chromosome 1, rLacAgi1.pri, whole genome shotgun sequence, the following proteins share a genomic window:
- the LOC117044448 gene encoding protein dispatched homolog 2-like, with protein sequence MKWQLLVFLSLLSSLSQVIAEWPVAVLVLCSVTVLVCTLVSVLVGNLPDFSEPLMGFEPRDTDIGRKLTVWKNMKSHTGYKKILSLSPHNDNSYGGIGMNRGQRSIQGEREARIRRMVEPDYEKDGFFCGPPGKSYSQLVFMSTTAGSLWNLKAIQSMCQMEQDKIRSHAEFGNLCQRTEANECCPSWSLGNFIAALYNRSSCLEVTEADVSHTLVLLRSCAPDYHKGVLVPPCIGPKTERDKHAQCSKIPEKCTRFHAVYQLLHFLVDRDFLSPQTVGYQVPTLKYSLLFLPMVKGASMMGIYLNLESWDLFDNYTSITGMDLGLKQTLFQHYLLLDTVYAVLAILAIFLSIFFYLRSVFITFITLIIVFGTLMISYFLYKVAFRFSYFPFVNLTAVVILSSLCANHTFVFFDLWNLSKSQNPSAGLLQWVRLTMHHFGYLMLASCLTTGAAFYASYMSYITAIRCFAIYMGTSVLVNLVFMLTWLPSTVVLYERYLARNCVYKPEGYWNNSGHKSVILSLHHILRHIQKTWHETAKLLFEKVLPCGVIKFRYIWICWFTALAIGGAYISCLNPRLKLPSLDMSSVQVFRLSHPFERYDAEYCNEFMFERLERGEDLHMPVTIIWGVLPVDNGDHFNPKSNGTLVMDPAFTIENSEAQLWLLDFCQKVKNQTFYYSELEQKPTVCFMEEFHRWMDSRQCSKRDHSFNLCCNHFSFPYSREVFLHCIKMMIMEQNRDEAETQDLGLRFDERGNLVALVLQFQTIYHYSFNYSKTKHFYDEIGLWIREEMKAAPMGLQNGWFTSKLELYNLQHSVDTESMVVLGLSIAISFVVLLLTTWNVLLSLFSAAAITGTVLVTVGLLVLLEWQLNAVESLFISVAVGLSVDFTVNYCISYHLCPHPDRLSRVAFSLKQMSCATVMGTSALFLAGVIMLPATVLAYRKLGIFLMMIKCVSCGFASFFFQSLCCFFGPEKNCGQIIWPCTRALKNYSDDPSSSNRTFTCGGNEKQSRLQKGQESNSANEQYELQPLARKLSDSFDNSTSTSKLSNRPSVLSEDIQLQDSKCSGMEIHPSSEKDRQKLEQSAGRHVTLCQCPALQTSSPYKPGSSSGNEAESHRDRPCRDCRCKKYGHKAWDHLQSASTVDDKLLNKSHSSSNTDQQKSDYTSENSNVPETEMYELHRCLYSTGSSFSAQNVSSETSLSDFEPSVKLMESASYCPGHLDVAGSCCPTQRGHLNGKRDTLRLDLRETVFDTSASASQQNSGLRKTQRLGVGGEDPVVLPNSKPDMPDVWIKRSGAQNSGY encoded by the exons atgaaatggcagCTTCTTGTTTTCCTTTCGCTCCTTTCCAGTTTGTCCCAAGTGATTGCTGAGTGGCCAGTCGCTGTCTTAGTGCTCTGTTCGGTGACCGTGTTGGTCTGTACGCTGGTGAGCGTGTTAGTGGGAAATTTGCCTGATTTTTCTGAACCCTTGATG GGATTTGAGCCACGAGACACCGACATAGGCAGAAAGCTCACCGTTTGGAAGAATATGAAAAGCCACACAGGCTATAAGaagattctctctctttcccctcacaATGACAACAG TTACGGGGGCATAGGCATGAACAGAGGGCAGAGATCCATACAAGGCGAACGAGAAGCAAGAATAAGGAGGATGGTGGAGCCAGACTATGAAAAGGATGGCTTCTTTTGTGGACCCCCAG GGAAAAGTTATTCTCAGCTGGTATTTATGTCCACAACTGCTGGAAGCTTATGGAACTTGAAAGCAATACAATCCATGTGTCAAATGGAACAGGACAAG ATCCGTTCTCATGCAGAGTTTGGGAATCTCTGCCAGCGTACTGAAGCCAACGAATGCTGTCCAAGTTGGTCTCTTGGAAACTTTATCGCAGCCCTGTACAACCGGTCTTCTTGTTTAGAGGTCACCGAAGCTGATGTTTCCCACACCCTCGTGCTCCTTCGTTCGTGTGCCCCCGACTATCACAAAGGTGTCCTCGTCCCTCCTTGCATCGGTCCCAAGACTGAAAGAGACAAGCACGCCCAGTGCTCCAAAATCCCTGAGAAATGCACTCGCTTCCATGCTGTTTACCAGCTTCTTCATTTCCTCGTCGACCGAGATTTTCTCAGTCCACAGACAGTGGGATACCAAGTGCCAACCCTGAAATACAGCCTGCTGTTCTTGCCTATGGTGAAAGGAGCATCCATGATGGGCATCTACCTGAACCTTGAGTCGTGGGACTTGTTTGATAATTACACCTCCATTACTGGGATGGATCTGGGCCTTAAGCAGACATTATTCCAGCACTACCTATTACTGGATACCGTGTATGCAGTCTTGGCGATACTGGCCATATTTCtaagcatatttttttatttgcgcTCGGTCTTTATTACTTTTATCACCTTAATTATTGTCTTTGGTACCTTGATGATTTCCTATTTCTTGTACAAGGTGGCCTTCAGATTCTCCTACTTCCCTTTTGTAAACCTAACAGCGGTAGTCATTCTTAGCAGTCTTTGTGCCAACCACACCTTTGTCTTTTTCGATCTCTGGAACCTGAGCAAGAGCCAGAACCCATCCGCTGGGCTACTGCAGTGGGTAAGACTAACCATGCATCACTTTGGGTATCTCATGCTAGCATCTTGCCTGACGACTGGTGCTGCTTTCTATGCCAGCTACATGAGTTACATAACCGCCATTCGATGCTTTGCCATCTACATGGGCACCTCTGTCCTGGTGAACTTGGTCTTCATGCTGACCTGGCTTCCTTCCACCGTTGTGCTGTATGAACGTTACCTAGCAAGGAACTGTGTCTATAAACCAGAGGGCTACTGGAATAACAGTGGGCACAAGagtgtcattctctctctccaccacatTCTCAGGCATATCCAGAAAACCTGGCACGAAACGGCCAAGTTATTAtttgagaaagttcttccttgtgGGGTGATAAAGTTCCGCTATATATGGATCTGCTGGTTTACTGCCTTGGCTATTGGGGGTGCCTACATTTCCTGTCTGAACCCTAGGCTCAAACTGCCTTCTCTAGACATGTCATCTGTGCAGGTTTTCAGGCTAAGCCACCCCTTTGAGAGGTATGATGCTGAATATTGTAACGAGTTTATGTTCGAAAGGCTGGAGAGAGGAGAAGACCTGCACATGCCCGTCACTATTATATGGGGTGTACTCCCAGTGGACAATGGGGATCACTTTAACCCCAAGAGCAATGGTACTCTGGTGATGGACCCAGCATTTACCATTGAAAATTCTGAAGCTCAGCTATGGCTGCTGGACTTTTGCCAAAAAGTTAAAAACCAAACTTTTTACTACTCTGAACTGGAACAAAAACCCACCGTTTGCTTCATGGAAGAATTCCACCGGTGGATGGATAGCCGCCAGTGCTCTAAGAGAGATCACAGCTTCAACCTCTGCTGTAATCACTTCTCCTTCCCATACAGCAGAGAAGTCTTCCTTCATTGCATCAAGATGATGATCATGGAACAAAACAGAGACGAGGCTGAGACTCAGGACCTAGGCCTCAGATTTGATGAAAGAGGCAACCTGGTTGCTTTGGTGCTACAGTTTCAAACCATTTACCACTACAGCTTCAACTATAGCAAGACCAAGCATTTCTATGATGAAATTGGCCTCTGGATAAGAGAAGAGATGAAGGCAGCCCCCATGGGGCTTCAGAACGGCTGGTTCACCAGCAAGCTGGAGCTCTACAATCTCCAGCACAGTGTGGACACAGAGAGTATGGTAGTGCTGGGCTTATCAATAGCCATCTCATTCGTGGTTCTTTTGCTCACAACTTGGAATGTCCTTCTTAGCTTGTTCTCCGCCGCAGCTATTACAGGCACCGTTCTGGTAACTGTCGGCCTGTTGGTCCTCCTGGAGTGGCAGCTCAACGCGGTGGAGTCTCTATTCATTTCGGTAGCAGTGGGTCTCTCCGTTGACTTCACGGTCAACTACTGCATATCCTACCACTTGTGTCCGCATCCTGATCGCCTGAGCCGTGTAGCCTTCTCCCTGAAACAGATGAGCTGTGCCACTGTCATGGGGACTTCGGCTTTGTTTTTGGCAGGTGTCATCATGCTGCCTGCCACCGTGCTGGCCTACAGGAAGCTGGGCATTTTTCTGATGATGATCAAGTGTGTCAGTTGCGGCTTTGCGAGCTTCTTCTTCCAGTCTCTCTGCTGTTTCTTTGGCCCGGAGAAGAATTGTGGACAAATAATTTGGCCTTGCACTCGTGCTCTGAAAAACTATTCGGACGACCCGAGCTCTTCCAACAGAACGTTTACCTGTGGAGGAAATGAGAAGCAGAGTAGGTTACAAAAAGGTCAGGAATCCAACAGTGCAAATGAACAGTACGAGCTCCAGCCTTTGGCCAGGAAGCTTAGTGACAGCTTTGACAACAGCACCTCTACAAGCAAGTTGTCCAATCGTCCATCTGTCTTATCTGAAGACATTCAGCTCCAAGATAGCAAGTGCTCTGGAATGGAAATTCATCCTTCCTCTGAAAAGGACAgacagaagctggaacagagtgCAGGGCGTCATGTAACCCTTTGCCAATGTCCAGCCCTGCAAACATCTTCTCCTTACAAACCTGGAAGCAGCTCAGGAAATGAAGCAGAAAGTCATAGGGACAGGCCTTGCAGAGACTGCAGATGTAAAAAATATGGCCATAAAGCTTGGGACCATCTTCAGTCAGCCAGCACAGTTGATGACAAACTGCTGAATAAATCTCACTCCTCAAGCAACACCGATCAACAAAAATCAGATTATACCTCAGAAAATAGTAATGTACCAGAAACTGAAATGTACGAACTCCACAGATGCCTTTATTCCACTGGCAGCTCTTTCAGTGCTCAGAATGTCTCCAGTGAGACATCCCTGAGTGACTTTGAACCAAGCGTAAAACTCATGGAATCCGCCAGTTATTGCCCAGGTCATTTAGATGTAGCCGGTTCTTGCTGTCCAACTCAAAGAGGTCACCTGAATGGAAAGAGAGACACCCTGAGGCTGGACCTGAGGGAGACTGTCTTTGACACATCTGCTTCAGCATCCCAGCAAAACAGCGGTTTGAGGAAAACTCAAAGGTTAGGAGTAGGGGGCGAGGATCCAGTTGTCTTGCCAAACAGCAAACCAGATATGCCTGATGTTTGGATCAAGCGGTCTGGCGCCCAAAACTCTGGATACTGA